The Cydia splendana chromosome 8, ilCydSple1.2, whole genome shotgun sequence genome contains a region encoding:
- the LOC134792735 gene encoding U4/U6 small nuclear ribonucleoprotein Prp31, with protein MSLADELLADLEENDDGELEAAIENKTSKDAEHEFAVPHPVIPMEEDIKSVTIRELAKLRHSDRLQRVITEIQQNVGNDRKKIEVTGLMESDPEYQLIVEANNIAVEIDGEIATIHRFVRDKYQKRFPELESLIVTPLEYIRTVKELGNDLDKAKNNETLQSFLTQATIMIVSVTASTTQGKILTENELAEIYEACDMASDLNNFKSSIYEYVESRMTFIAPNITAILGASTAAKILGVAGGLSKLSKMPACNVLPLGQQKKTLSGFSQAASLPHTGFIYFSQIVQDTTPELRYKAAKLVSTKLILAARVDACHESTDGHIGRQLREGIEKKLDKLQEPPPVKFVKPLPKPIEQSRKKRGGKRVRKMKERYAMTEFRKNANRLNFADIEDDAYQEDLGYTRGTIGKSSTGRVRLPQVDEKTKVRISKTLQRNLQKQNQQYGGATSIRRQVSGTASSVAFTPLQGLEIVNPQAAETRVNEANAKYFSNTSGFLSVGKRTT; from the exons ATGTCTTTAGCGGATGAATTGCTCGCTGATTTGGAAGAAAACGACGATGGGGAACTGGAAGCTGCTATTGAAAACAAAACATCTAAAGATGCCGAACACGAATTCGCCGTGCCTCATCCTGTTATTCCTATGGAGGAAGACATTAAAAGTGTCACTATAAGAGAATTAGCGAAATTGAGGCACTCGGACCGCCTTCAGAGG GTCATAACAGAAATTCAGCAGAATGTTGGTAATGATCGTAAAAAGATTGAGGTGACCGGACTCATGGAATCTGACCCCGAATACCAACTGATTGTGGAAGCTAACAACATAGCTGTGGAAATTGATGGTGAAATTG CTACTATCCACAGATTTGTCCGAGACAAGTACCAGAAACGTTTCCCGGAGCTGGAGTCCTTGATTGTGACACCATTGGAGTATATCCGGACTGTAAAGGAACTTGGCAATGACCTGGATAAAGCCAAGAATAATGAAACTCTGCAGAGTTTTTTGACACAAGCCACCATTATGATTGTGTCTGTGACAGCTTCTACTACACAAGG gaaaATATTGACAGAAAATGAACTAGCTGAAATTTACGAAGCTTGTGACATGGCTAgtgatttaaataattttaaatcgAGCATCTATGAGTACGTGGAAAGTAGAATGACGTTTATTGCACCCAACATAACAGCTATTTTGg gAGCATCAACGGCTGCAAAGATCCTTGGTGTAGCGGGTGGTCTGTCCAAGTTATCCAAAATGCCGGCCTGCAATGTACTGCCTCTAGGCCAGCAGAAGAAGACTTTATCTGGATTCTCACAGGCTGCGTCTCTGCCTCATACTGGTTTCATCTACTTTTCTCAGATTGTTCAGGACACTACGCCT GAACTGCGTTACAAGGCGGCTAAGCTAGTGTCCACGAAGCTAATTTTGGCGGCGCGTGTTGACGCCTGCCACGAGAGTACAGACGGACACATCGGGCGGCAGCTCAGGGAGGGTATTGAGAAGAAACTGGACAAATTACAG GAACCACCTCCAGTAAAGTTCGTGAAGCCTCTACCCAAGCCGATCGAGCAGAGCAGAAAGAAGCGCGGAGGCAAACGAGTACGCAAGATGAAGGAACGCTACGCCATGACAGAGTTCCGCAAGAATGCCAACCGGCTCAACTTCGCTGAC ATCGAAGACGACGCCTACCAAGAAGACCTAGGCTACACACGCGGTACCATCGGCAAGTCCAGCACCGGCCGAGTCCGTCTCCCACAAGTCGACGAGAAGACCAAAGTCCGGATCAGCAAGACTCTGCAAAGGAATCTGCAGAAACAAAACCAGCAATATGGAGGAGCGACGAGTATTAGAAGACAGGTGTCGGGTACTGCGTCATCGGTCGCTTTCACACCTTTGCAG